One Dialister invisus DSM 15470 genomic region harbors:
- the cas6f gene encoding type I-F CRISPR-associated endoribonuclease Cas6/Csy4, whose protein sequence is MEYYQEITLLPCAEVSLAFLWTKVFTQLHIAFADEKNKSGHNLYAVSFPEYRETGLGEKIRVFAEAQELERLNLSKVLGRLLDYVHCTSIRKVPERKLRGYAVYSRYQPEGSIWVKARRYAKRHPGVTIEEAARLLQGKRKSVRLPYIQMKSLSRGGTFSLFIKKRVEKESALTECGTYGLSNNRTVPEF, encoded by the coding sequence ATGGAATACTATCAGGAAATCACCTTGCTCCCGTGTGCGGAAGTATCGCTTGCCTTCCTTTGGACCAAAGTGTTTACCCAGCTCCATATTGCTTTTGCAGATGAAAAAAATAAAAGCGGACATAACCTCTATGCCGTTTCATTTCCCGAATATAGGGAAACAGGTCTGGGAGAAAAAATCCGTGTCTTTGCGGAAGCACAAGAATTGGAAAGACTCAACCTGTCCAAAGTACTGGGACGCCTCCTTGATTATGTGCACTGTACAAGCATAAGGAAAGTGCCGGAGCGCAAGCTGCGGGGGTATGCCGTGTATAGCAGGTACCAACCGGAAGGTTCAATCTGGGTGAAAGCGAGACGCTATGCAAAAAGACATCCGGGAGTAACGATTGAAGAGGCTGCCCGGCTTCTGCAAGGAAAGAGAAAATCTGTCAGACTGCCGTACATACAGATGAAAAGCCTTTCCCGCGGAGGAACATTTAGCCTTTTTATAAAAAAGCGGGTAGAAAAAGAATCCGCCTTGACAGAATGCGGAACCTATGGTTTAAGTAATAACAGAACCGTTCCGGAATTTTAA